The following are encoded in a window of Pseudomonas sp. JQ170C genomic DNA:
- the hutH gene encoding histidine ammonia-lyase, with the protein MTELTLKPGTLTLAQLRAIYKQPVKLKLDASADQQIDASVACVEQILAENRTAYGINTGFGLLASTRIASHDLENLQRSLVLSHAAGVGAPIDDALVRLIMVLKVNSLSRGFSGIRRKVIDALIALINAEVYPHIPLKGSVGASGDLAPLAHMSLVLLGEGKARHNGQWLPATEALAVAGLEPLTLAAKEGLALLNGTQASTAFALRGLFEGEDLFAAAMSVGGLTVEAVLGSRSPFDARIHEARGQRGQIDAAACYRDLLGDGSEVSASHQNCGKVQDPYSLRCQPQVMGACLTQFRQAAEVLVVEANAVSDNPLVFANEGDVISGGNFHAEPVAMAADNMALAIAEIGSLSERRISLMMDKHMSQLPPFLVANGGVNSGFMIAQVTAAALASENKALAHPHSVDSLPTSANQEDHVSMAPAAGKRLWEMSDNVRGILAVEWLAACQGLDLREGLKTSPKLEQARQTLRSKVAYYEKDRFFAPDIEAAIALLAEGHLTGLLPAKVLPSL; encoded by the coding sequence GTGACTGAATTGACCCTGAAGCCCGGCACCCTGACCCTGGCTCAGCTGCGTGCGATCTACAAGCAGCCGGTAAAACTCAAGCTGGATGCCAGCGCCGATCAGCAGATCGATGCCAGCGTCGCTTGTGTCGAGCAGATCCTGGCGGAAAACCGCACCGCCTACGGCATCAACACCGGGTTCGGCCTGCTGGCCTCGACCCGTATCGCCAGCCACGACCTGGAAAACCTGCAGCGTTCGCTGGTGCTGTCCCACGCCGCCGGCGTAGGCGCGCCAATCGATGACGCCCTGGTGCGCCTGATCATGGTGCTCAAGGTCAACAGCCTGAGCCGTGGTTTCTCCGGCATCCGCCGCAAGGTGATCGATGCACTGATCGCCCTGATCAACGCCGAGGTCTACCCGCACATTCCGCTCAAAGGTTCGGTTGGCGCCTCCGGCGACCTGGCACCGCTGGCGCACATGTCGCTGGTACTGCTCGGCGAAGGCAAGGCACGCCACAACGGCCAGTGGCTGCCCGCCACCGAAGCCCTGGCAGTTGCCGGCCTCGAGCCGCTGACCCTGGCGGCCAAGGAAGGCCTGGCCTTGCTCAACGGTACCCAGGCGTCCACCGCCTTTGCCCTGCGCGGTCTGTTTGAAGGCGAGGACCTGTTCGCCGCCGCCATGTCGGTCGGTGGCCTGACGGTCGAAGCGGTACTGGGTTCGCGCTCGCCGTTCGATGCCCGTATCCACGAGGCCCGTGGCCAGCGCGGCCAGATCGACGCCGCCGCCTGCTACCGCGACCTGCTCGGCGACGGCAGCGAAGTCTCGGCTTCGCACCAGAACTGCGGCAAGGTACAGGACCCGTACTCCCTGCGCTGCCAGCCACAAGTCATGGGCGCCTGCCTGACCCAGTTCCGCCAGGCTGCCGAGGTGCTGGTGGTCGAAGCCAACGCCGTGTCCGACAACCCGCTGGTATTCGCCAACGAAGGTGACGTGATCTCCGGCGGCAACTTCCACGCCGAACCCGTGGCCATGGCGGCCGACAACATGGCCCTGGCCATTGCCGAGATCGGCTCGCTCAGCGAACGCCGCATCTCGCTGATGATGGACAAGCACATGTCCCAGCTGCCGCCGTTCCTGGTGGCCAACGGTGGCGTCAACTCGGGCTTCATGATCGCCCAGGTGACCGCCGCTGCACTGGCCAGCGAGAACAAGGCCCTGGCCCACCCGCACAGCGTCGACAGCCTGCCGACCTCGGCCAACCAGGAAGACCACGTGTCGATGGCCCCGGCTGCCGGCAAGCGCCTGTGGGAAATGAGCGACAACGTGCGCGGCATTCTGGCCGTGGAATGGCTGGCTGCCTGCCAGGGCCTGGACCTGCGCGAAGGCCTGAAGACCTCGCCGAAACTGGAACAAGCCCGCCAGACCCTGCGTAGCAAGGTCGCCTACTACGAGAAAGACCGCTTCTTCGCCCCGGACATCGAGGCGGCAATCGCCCTGTTGGCTGAAGGTCACCTGACCGGTCTGCTGCCGGCCAAGGTCCTGCCTAGCCTGTGA
- a CDS encoding amino acid permease: protein MHTQAQGLTRGLNARHIRFMALGSAIGTGLFYGSASAIQMAGPAVLLAYLIGGAAVFMVMRALGEMAVHNPVSGSFGQYANTYLGPMSGFILGWTYAFEMIIVCLADVTAFGIYMGFWFPEVARWIWVLGIVFLIGGLNLCNVKVFGEMEFWLSLLKVGAIVAMILAGFGIMAFGLSTADTGNAVGVSNLFEHGGFMPNGIGGLIASFAVVMFAFGGIEIIGITAGEAKDPQRVIPKAINAVPLRILLFYILTLFVLMCLYPWPQIGSQGSPFVQIFSNLGIGSAATVLNIVVISAAVSAINSDIFGAGRMMYGLAQQGHAPKGFAKISRHGVPWMTVMVMGAALLGGVVLNYLIPENVFLLIASIATFATVWVWLMILVTQVAMRRSMSREEVAQLKFPVPFWPYGPAAAIAFMLFVFGVLGYFPDTQAALLVGVVWVLFLVASYLLWCKPRAAKGEMPLAQDPSQSHR from the coding sequence ATGCACACTCAAGCTCAAGGACTCACGCGCGGATTGAACGCGCGTCATATTCGCTTCATGGCATTGGGCTCGGCAATCGGGACCGGCCTGTTCTACGGCTCTGCCTCGGCGATCCAGATGGCCGGCCCGGCCGTGCTGCTGGCCTACCTGATTGGTGGTGCCGCCGTCTTCATGGTGATGCGCGCGCTCGGTGAAATGGCCGTGCACAACCCGGTGTCCGGCTCCTTCGGCCAGTACGCCAACACCTACCTGGGGCCGATGTCCGGGTTCATCCTGGGGTGGACCTACGCCTTTGAAATGATCATTGTCTGCCTGGCCGACGTCACGGCGTTCGGCATCTATATGGGCTTCTGGTTTCCGGAGGTGGCCCGCTGGATCTGGGTGCTGGGCATTGTCTTCCTGATCGGCGGCCTGAACCTGTGCAACGTCAAGGTGTTTGGCGAGATGGAGTTCTGGCTGTCCTTGCTCAAGGTCGGCGCCATCGTTGCAATGATTCTGGCCGGCTTCGGCATCATGGCGTTCGGGCTGAGCACTGCCGATACCGGTAACGCGGTGGGCGTCAGCAACCTGTTCGAGCATGGCGGTTTCATGCCCAACGGCATCGGCGGCCTGATCGCCTCGTTTGCCGTGGTGATGTTCGCCTTCGGCGGCATCGAGATCATCGGCATCACCGCCGGCGAGGCCAAAGACCCGCAGCGCGTCATCCCCAAGGCGATCAACGCCGTGCCGCTGCGCATCCTGCTGTTCTACATCCTCACCCTGTTCGTGCTGATGTGCCTATACCCATGGCCACAGATCGGCAGCCAGGGCAGCCCGTTCGTGCAGATCTTCAGCAACCTGGGCATTGGCTCGGCAGCGACTGTGCTGAACATCGTGGTGATTTCGGCGGCAGTGTCGGCCATCAACAGTGACATCTTCGGCGCCGGTCGGATGATGTACGGCCTGGCCCAGCAAGGACATGCACCCAAAGGCTTCGCCAAGATCTCCCGTCACGGCGTGCCGTGGATGACCGTGATGGTCATGGGTGCGGCCTTGCTCGGCGGTGTAGTGCTCAACTACCTGATCCCGGAAAACGTGTTCCTGCTGATTGCCTCGATCGCCACCTTTGCTACTGTCTGGGTCTGGCTGATGATCCTGGTGACCCAGGTGGCCATGCGCCGCAGCATGAGCCGTGAAGAGGTGGCCCAGCTCAAGTTCCCGGTGCCGTTCTGGCCGTACGGGCCGGCTGCCGCCATTGCCTTCATGCTGTTCGTGTTCGGCGTGCTCGGGTACTTCCCTGATACTCAGGCCGCATTGCTGGTGGGCGTGGTCTGGGTGCTGTTCCTGGTCGCTTCCTACCTGCTGTGGTGCAAGCCGCGGGCAGCCAAGGGCGAGATGCCGCTGGCCCAGGATCCTTCTCAATCTCACCGCTAA
- the hutI gene encoding imidazolonepropionase, whose product MKTLWQHCHVASMAQGSYSIIEDAAIVTSAGHIEWIGPRQSLPAITADRTVDLGGAWVTPGLIDCHTHAVFGGNRSGEFEQRLQGVSYAEIAAQGGGIASTVRATRAASEDELFASARQRVQALMRDGVTTLEVKSGYGLDLANERKMLKVARRLGEELPLTVRSTCLAAHALPPEYKDRADDYITHICDEMLPALAAEGLVDAVDAFCEYLAFSPAQVERVFIKAHELKLPVKLHAEQLSSLAGSSLAARYQALSADHLEFMTEDDAIAMAASGTVAVLLPGAFYFLRETQLPPMDALRKHGVKIAIASDLNPGTSPGLSLRLMLNMACTLFRMTPEEALAGVTLHAATALGLGHSHGSLEVGKVADFVAWQIERPADLSYWLGGDLPKRVVRLGHEIFN is encoded by the coding sequence ATGAAAACCCTCTGGCAGCACTGCCATGTGGCGAGCATGGCCCAAGGCAGCTACTCGATCATCGAGGACGCGGCGATTGTCACCAGCGCCGGCCACATCGAGTGGATCGGTCCGCGCCAGTCGCTACCGGCCATCACCGCTGACAGAACCGTGGACCTGGGCGGCGCCTGGGTCACGCCGGGGCTGATCGACTGCCACACCCACGCGGTGTTCGGTGGCAATCGCAGCGGCGAGTTCGAGCAGCGCCTGCAAGGCGTGAGCTACGCCGAGATCGCGGCCCAGGGCGGCGGCATCGCCAGCACCGTGCGGGCTACCCGCGCGGCCAGCGAAGATGAGCTGTTCGCCAGTGCCCGCCAGCGGGTGCAGGCGCTGATGCGCGATGGCGTGACCACCCTTGAGGTGAAGTCAGGCTACGGCCTGGACCTGGCCAACGAGCGCAAGATGCTCAAGGTGGCCCGTCGCCTGGGCGAGGAGCTGCCACTGACCGTGCGCAGCACCTGCCTGGCCGCCCATGCCTTGCCGCCTGAGTACAAGGACCGCGCCGACGACTACATCACCCACATCTGCGACGAGATGCTGCCGGCCCTGGCTGCCGAGGGGCTGGTCGATGCCGTGGATGCATTCTGTGAGTACCTGGCCTTTTCCCCGGCCCAGGTCGAGCGGGTGTTCATCAAGGCCCATGAGCTGAAGTTGCCGGTCAAGCTGCATGCCGAGCAACTGTCGTCATTGGCGGGCTCGAGCCTGGCCGCGCGATACCAGGCGCTGTCGGCCGATCACCTGGAGTTCATGACCGAAGACGACGCCATTGCCATGGCGGCATCAGGGACCGTGGCGGTGTTGCTGCCCGGGGCCTTTTACTTCTTGCGTGAAACCCAGCTGCCGCCGATGGATGCCTTGCGCAAGCACGGGGTGAAAATCGCCATCGCCAGCGACCTCAACCCGGGCACCTCGCCGGGGCTGTCGTTGCGCCTGATGCTCAACATGGCCTGCACACTGTTCCGCATGACGCCGGAAGAAGCCCTGGCCGGTGTTACCCTGCACGCCGCCACGGCCTTGGGCCTGGGTCATAGCCATGGTTCGCTGGAGGTGGGCAAGGTGGCAGACTTCGTCGCCTGGCAGATCGAGCGTCCGGCAGACCTGTCGTATTGGTTGGGCGGCGACCTGCCCAAGCGGGTGGTGCGCCTGGGCCATGAAATTTTCAACTGA
- the hutG gene encoding N-formylglutamate deformylase, with protein sequence MDKVLSFHQGSLPLLISMPHAGLRLTPVVKAGLVAQARSLPDTDWHIPQLYDFARELGASVVAAEYSRFVIDLNRPDDDKPLYTGATTGLYPATLFEGEPLFEAGKEPSAEERAEYLEGIWRPYHNTIRSELDRLKKQFGYALLWDAHSIRSHIPHLFDGKLPDFNLGTFNGASCDPQLAERLQAVCARAEQYSHVLNGRFKGGHITRHYGDPANNIHAVQLELAQSTYMEEVEPFKYREDLAQPTQVVLKQLLETMLAWGCGSGLAARGD encoded by the coding sequence ATGGACAAGGTACTGAGTTTTCACCAAGGCAGCCTGCCGCTGCTGATCAGCATGCCCCATGCCGGCCTGCGCCTGACCCCTGTGGTCAAAGCCGGACTGGTGGCGCAGGCGCGAAGCCTGCCCGACACCGACTGGCACATTCCGCAGTTGTACGACTTTGCCCGTGAACTGGGCGCCAGCGTGGTGGCGGCCGAGTACTCGCGCTTTGTCATCGACCTGAACCGCCCGGACGACGACAAGCCCTTGTATACCGGTGCCACCACCGGGCTGTACCCGGCCACCTTGTTCGAGGGCGAGCCCCTGTTCGAGGCTGGCAAGGAACCGTCGGCCGAAGAGCGGGCCGAGTACCTGGAAGGCATCTGGCGCCCTTATCACAACACTATCCGCAGTGAACTGGACCGCTTGAAGAAGCAGTTCGGTTACGCGCTGCTGTGGGATGCCCACTCGATTCGCTCGCATATCCCGCACCTGTTCGACGGCAAACTGCCGGACTTCAACCTGGGCACCTTCAATGGCGCCAGTTGTGATCCGCAGCTGGCCGAGCGCCTGCAGGCCGTTTGCGCCAGGGCCGAGCAGTACAGCCATGTGCTCAACGGCCGCTTCAAGGGTGGGCACATCACCCGTCACTACGGCGACCCGGCCAACAACATCCATGCGGTACAGCTGGAGTTGGCGCAGAGCACCTATATGGAAGAGGTCGAGCCGTTCAAGTACCGCGAAGACCTGGCGCAGCCGACCCAAGTGGTGTTGAAGCAGCTGCTGGAAACCATGCTTGCCTGGGGCTGCGGGAGCGGGCTTGCTGCGCGAGGCGATTGA
- the pip gene encoding prolyl aminopeptidase — protein sequence MQTLYPQIKPYARHDLAVEAPHVLYVDESGSPEGLPVLFIHGGPGAGCDAQSRCYFDPNLYRIITFDQRGCGRSTPHASLENNTTWHLVEDIERIRKHLGIDKWVLFGGSWGSTLALAYAQTHPERVHGLILRGIFLCRPQEIEWFYQAGASRLFPDYWQDYIAPIPAEERGDLVGAFHKRLTGNDQIAQMHAAKAWSTWEGRTATLRPNPLVVDRFSEPQRALSIARIECHYFTNNAFLEPDQLIRDMPKIAHLPAVIVHGRYDVICPLDNAWELHQAWPNSELKVIRDAGHAASEPGITDALVRAADQMARRLLDLPLEEA from the coding sequence ATGCAGACCTTGTACCCGCAGATCAAACCCTACGCCCGGCACGATCTGGCCGTGGAAGCACCGCATGTGCTGTATGTCGACGAGAGCGGTTCGCCGGAAGGTCTGCCGGTGTTGTTCATCCACGGGGGGCCGGGTGCAGGCTGCGATGCCCAGAGCCGCTGCTACTTCGACCCGAACCTGTACCGGATCATCACTTTCGATCAGCGTGGCTGTGGTCGCTCGACCCCCCATGCCAGCCTGGAAAACAACACCACCTGGCATCTGGTCGAAGACATCGAGCGCATCCGCAAGCACCTGGGGATCGACAAGTGGGTACTGTTCGGCGGCTCCTGGGGTTCGACCCTGGCCCTGGCCTACGCCCAGACCCATCCCGAGCGCGTTCACGGGCTGATTCTGCGCGGCATCTTCCTGTGCCGCCCGCAGGAGATCGAGTGGTTCTACCAGGCAGGCGCCAGCCGCCTGTTCCCTGACTACTGGCAAGACTACATTGCCCCGATCCCGGCCGAGGAACGGGGCGACCTGGTCGGCGCTTTTCACAAGCGCCTGACCGGCAACGACCAGATCGCCCAGATGCACGCCGCCAAGGCGTGGTCCACCTGGGAAGGGCGCACCGCCACCTTGCGGCCCAATCCGCTGGTGGTCGATCGCTTCTCCGAGCCTCAGCGTGCGTTGTCGATTGCCCGCATCGAGTGTCATTACTTCACCAACAATGCCTTCCTCGAACCCGATCAACTGATCCGCGACATGCCGAAGATCGCCCACCTGCCGGCGGTGATCGTGCATGGCCGCTACGACGTGATCTGCCCGCTGGACAATGCCTGGGAGCTGCATCAGGCCTGGCCGAACAGCGAGCTCAAGGTGATTCGCGACGCCGGCCACGCCGCGTCCGAGCCGGGCATCACCGATGCCCTGGTACGCGCCGCCGACCAGATGGCCCGGCGCCTGCTGGACCTGCCCCTGGAAGAAGCATGA
- the dtd gene encoding D-aminoacyl-tRNA deacylase, which yields MKGLLQRVRGARVDVAGQTVGAIDQGLLVLVAVEPGDTPAHADKLLHKLLNYRVFSDPQGKMNLSLKDIGGGLLLVSQFTLAADTQSGLRPSFSTAAPPALGAELFDYLLAQARLKHETVASGQFGADMQVHLVNDGPVTFMLQI from the coding sequence ATGAAGGGGTTGCTGCAACGCGTGCGGGGCGCGCGGGTCGATGTAGCAGGGCAGACCGTCGGTGCAATCGACCAGGGCCTGCTGGTGCTGGTGGCGGTCGAGCCCGGCGATACCCCGGCCCACGCCGACAAGCTCTTGCACAAGCTGCTCAACTACCGGGTATTCAGCGATCCGCAGGGCAAGATGAACCTGTCGCTCAAGGACATCGGTGGCGGGCTGCTGCTGGTGTCCCAGTTCACCCTGGCCGCCGACACCCAGAGCGGGTTGCGGCCAAGCTTCTCGACGGCCGCGCCGCCGGCACTGGGCGCCGAGTTGTTCGACTACCTGCTGGCCCAGGCCAGGCTCAAACATGAAACGGTTGCCAGTGGCCAATTTGGTGCAGACATGCAAGTGCATCTGGTCAATGATGGCCCCGTAACATTTATGTTACAAATCTGA